One part of the Anaeromyxobacter sp. Fw109-5 genome encodes these proteins:
- the maiA gene encoding maleylacetoacetate isomerase, with the protein MMRLYSYWRSSSAWRVRIGLALKGLPYEYAAVNLLAQEQFDAAYQARNPMAQVPVLEVSEHGYTVRLAQSMAILEWLDERHPQSPLLPRDLDGRARVRMLAEHVNSGIQPLQNAIVLRTLRGKLPGYDQEWAGLWIRRGLDALERTLQDDETGRFCHGDAPGLADCYVVPQLYNARRFGLDVSPYPTLLRIEEACAALPAFHAAHPDQQPDAPPADRRTP; encoded by the coding sequence ATGATGCGGCTCTACTCCTACTGGCGGTCCTCCTCGGCCTGGCGCGTCCGCATCGGCCTCGCGCTGAAGGGCCTGCCCTACGAGTACGCGGCGGTGAACCTCCTCGCCCAGGAGCAGTTCGACGCGGCGTACCAGGCCCGCAACCCGATGGCGCAGGTGCCGGTGCTGGAGGTCTCGGAGCACGGCTACACGGTGCGCCTCGCGCAGTCGATGGCCATCCTGGAGTGGCTCGACGAGCGACATCCGCAGTCCCCGCTCCTGCCGCGGGATCTCGACGGCCGCGCCCGGGTGCGCATGCTCGCCGAGCACGTGAACTCGGGGATCCAGCCCCTCCAGAACGCGATCGTGCTCCGCACGCTCCGCGGGAAGCTGCCCGGCTACGACCAGGAGTGGGCGGGGCTCTGGATCCGCCGGGGGCTCGACGCGCTCGAGCGCACCCTGCAGGACGACGAGACGGGCCGCTTCTGCCACGGGGACGCGCCCGGGCTCGCCGACTGCTACGTGGTGCCCCAGCTCTACAACGCGCGCCGCTTCGGCCTGGACGTGTCCCCGTACCCCACGCTCCTGCGCATCGAGGAGGCCTGCGCCGCGCTCCCGGCCTTCCACGCCGCCCACCCCGACCAGCAGCCGGACGCACCGCCGGCGGACCGGAGGACACCATGA
- a CDS encoding class I SAM-dependent methyltransferase: protein MSRRGVRVSDPSRWVFNRLVEDYRLRPGYPGPLVARLLALAGGPGARVAELGAGTGLLALPLAAAGAEVTAVEPARAMLDALAAEAAPGVTPVHAAGEDTGLPAGSFELVVLADALQWVDPERGGREARRLLAPAGGLAVVTPHLAETPFLSALRERIAAANVKARPAAPPLALLFSVAGLPAPVEERFEAEELLPPDRLDAVLRSLSYVGPALGPGALEAVLLDARALAEAHGGAVWRREIVLAWARAPAG from the coding sequence GTGTCCCGCCGCGGCGTCCGCGTCTCCGATCCCTCCCGCTGGGTCTTCAACCGGCTCGTCGAGGACTACCGCCTGCGACCCGGCTACCCCGGGCCGCTCGTGGCGCGCCTCCTCGCGCTCGCGGGGGGCCCCGGCGCGCGCGTCGCGGAGCTCGGCGCGGGCACCGGCCTCCTCGCGCTGCCCCTGGCGGCCGCGGGCGCCGAGGTGACGGCGGTCGAGCCCGCGCGGGCCATGCTGGACGCGCTGGCCGCGGAGGCCGCGCCGGGCGTGACGCCGGTGCACGCGGCCGGGGAGGACACCGGGCTCCCGGCGGGGTCCTTCGAGCTCGTGGTCCTCGCGGACGCGCTGCAGTGGGTCGATCCGGAGCGCGGCGGGCGCGAGGCGAGGCGGCTGCTCGCGCCCGCGGGCGGGCTCGCCGTGGTGACGCCCCACCTCGCGGAGACCCCGTTCCTCTCGGCCCTGCGGGAGCGGATCGCCGCCGCGAACGTGAAGGCGCGCCCCGCCGCCCCGCCGCTCGCGCTCCTCTTCTCCGTGGCCGGGCTGCCCGCGCCGGTGGAGGAGCGCTTCGAGGCCGAGGAGCTCCTCCCGCCGGACCGGCTCGACGCGGTGCTCCGCTCGCTCTCGTACGTGGGGCCGGCGCTCGGCCCCGGCGCCCTCGAAGCCGTCCTCTTGGATGCGCGGGCGCTCGCGGAGGCCCACGGCGGCGCCGTCTGGCGGCGGGAGATCGTGCTCGCCTGGGCGCGCGCGCCCGCCGGCTGA
- a CDS encoding fumarylacetoacetate hydrolase family protein, whose product MRLATLRDGSRDGRLVVVRQDGGAFADASGVAPTLQDALDGWEACEPALRALAESVDAGRVHAEPLDPARLLSPLPRAYEWVDGSAFLNHVRLVRKARGAEPPPTLERDPLVYQGGSGVLLAPCEDLALPDPAWGMDFEAEVCAVLGDVPRGVAAGDAGRYVRLLCLANDVTYRNLVPAELAKGFGFFQSKPSTAFSPFAVTPDELGGAWRGGRLFSRLEVRWNGERVGDVDTGEMHFSFHDLLEHVARTRAFTAGTLLGSGTVSNADRARGYSCIAERRALEMIEEGAPRTRYLQPGDRVEIAVRDAGGRDVFGTIRQRVVAA is encoded by the coding sequence ATGCGCCTCGCGACCTTACGTGACGGGAGCCGCGACGGGCGGCTCGTGGTGGTGCGCCAGGACGGCGGGGCGTTCGCCGACGCCTCCGGGGTCGCGCCGACGCTCCAGGACGCGCTCGACGGCTGGGAGGCGTGCGAGCCCGCGCTGCGGGCCCTCGCCGAGTCGGTCGACGCGGGCCGGGTCCACGCCGAGCCGCTCGATCCCGCGCGCCTGCTGTCGCCCTTGCCGCGCGCGTACGAGTGGGTGGACGGATCGGCGTTCCTGAACCACGTGCGGCTCGTGCGGAAGGCGCGAGGGGCGGAGCCGCCTCCCACGCTCGAGCGCGACCCCCTCGTCTACCAGGGCGGCTCCGGCGTGCTGCTCGCGCCCTGCGAGGACCTCGCGCTCCCCGATCCGGCCTGGGGCATGGACTTCGAGGCCGAGGTCTGCGCCGTGCTGGGCGACGTGCCGCGCGGCGTCGCGGCCGGCGACGCGGGGCGGTACGTGCGGCTCCTCTGCCTCGCGAACGACGTCACCTACCGGAACCTCGTGCCGGCGGAGCTCGCGAAGGGCTTCGGCTTCTTCCAGTCGAAGCCGTCGACCGCCTTCTCCCCGTTCGCCGTCACGCCCGACGAGCTCGGCGGCGCGTGGCGCGGCGGGCGGCTCTTCTCGCGGCTGGAGGTGCGCTGGAACGGCGAGCGCGTCGGGGACGTGGACACGGGGGAGATGCACTTCTCCTTCCACGATCTCCTCGAGCACGTGGCGCGGACGCGCGCCTTCACCGCGGGCACCCTCCTCGGCAGCGGCACGGTGTCGAACGCCGACCGCGCCCGCGGCTACTCGTGCATCGCCGAGCGGCGCGCGCTCGAGATGATCGAGGAGGGGGCGCCGCGGACGCGCTACCTCCAGCCCGGTGACCGCGTCGAGATCGCGGTGCGCGACGCCGGTGGACGCGACGTGTTCGGCACGATCCGGCAGCGGGTGGTGGCGGCATGA
- a CDS encoding tol-pal system YbgF family protein: MLKRRLFTVPRLVVLAVLALACGGGQKGPSAPGVPIDLSRPDDALFAEGLALYDAANASASEARRLGATDLAASAAKEAQALQGYAEARAKFDALPVRFPTSIRLDNAAYLAGRCSYERGTIGGDPLEFQDGALRLDAMQVAFPTSPFIDNAAYFAGRARFQLGDYEAARLQFQRSLAAAPTGPYADNAQYFLGRSDFELGLALAGAGDGLGAHAKLDLAEAELPAVPTTSAFYDNAQYYLGRSYFEEPVNATATFTLLSPAESAARKANLEAAISAFGRTLAVPAATHADSARFWLGRARYAHAFYATAGLDPADLAAAAAAFRAVPATSTYADNALHYLARTYVNSSWRYCTTPHPTDPAPASACAAYAALAAGFPSSSYVASTAEYLAAQTCTCTF, encoded by the coding sequence GTGCTCAAGCGTCGCCTCTTCACGGTCCCCCGCCTCGTCGTCCTGGCCGTCCTCGCGCTCGCGTGCGGCGGCGGGCAGAAGGGCCCGAGCGCGCCGGGCGTCCCGATCGATCTGAGCCGCCCGGACGACGCGCTCTTCGCCGAGGGCCTCGCGCTCTACGACGCCGCCAACGCCTCGGCGTCCGAAGCGCGCAGGCTCGGCGCGACGGATCTGGCCGCCAGCGCGGCGAAGGAAGCCCAGGCGCTGCAGGGCTACGCGGAGGCGCGGGCGAAATTCGACGCCCTGCCGGTCCGGTTCCCAACCTCCATTCGGCTCGACAACGCCGCCTACCTCGCCGGCCGCTGCAGCTACGAGCGCGGGACGATCGGGGGCGATCCGCTGGAGTTCCAGGACGGCGCGCTCCGGCTCGACGCGATGCAGGTCGCGTTCCCCACCTCGCCGTTCATCGACAACGCCGCCTACTTCGCCGGGCGCGCCCGCTTCCAGCTCGGAGACTACGAGGCCGCGCGCCTTCAGTTCCAGCGCTCGCTCGCGGCGGCTCCGACCGGACCGTACGCGGACAACGCGCAGTACTTCCTCGGCCGCAGCGACTTCGAGCTGGGGCTCGCGCTCGCGGGTGCGGGGGACGGCCTCGGCGCCCATGCGAAGCTCGACCTCGCCGAGGCGGAGCTGCCGGCGGTCCCGACCACGAGCGCGTTCTACGACAACGCGCAGTACTACCTCGGGCGGAGCTACTTCGAGGAGCCGGTGAACGCGACGGCCACGTTCACCTTGCTCTCCCCGGCGGAGTCGGCCGCGCGCAAGGCCAACCTCGAGGCGGCGATCTCTGCCTTCGGGCGCACGCTCGCGGTGCCGGCCGCGACGCACGCGGACTCGGCCCGCTTCTGGCTCGGCCGCGCGCGCTACGCGCACGCGTTCTACGCGACCGCCGGGCTCGACCCGGCGGACCTCGCCGCGGCGGCGGCCGCGTTCCGGGCCGTCCCGGCGACGAGCACCTACGCGGACAACGCGCTCCACTACCTCGCTCGGACGTACGTGAACTCGAGCTGGCGGTACTGCACCACGCCGCACCCGACCGATCCCGCACCCGCCTCGGCCTGCGCCGCCTACGCGGCGCTCGCCGCCGGCTTTCCCTCGAGCAGCTACGTGGCGTCGACGGCGGAGTACCTCGCCGCCCAGACCTGCACGTGCACCTTCTGA
- a CDS encoding GNAT family N-acetyltransferase, whose translation MTGFSLTAHASISELRAEEWDALLAHEPARASPFVRHAFLRALEESGSAAPRSGWRPRHLALRRGGALVAAAPAYLKDGSDGDFSRDWEWAAAAERAGIPYYPKLVLAVPFTPATGRRVLVAPGEDRRALVATLLAGARQVAEDEGARGLHVLFADAEEARELEGAGLAPRVDFQYHWRNEGYRSPEEFLARFPSKRRTAMRRERAAPALQGIAIRTVRGDELARDPEGWARGCHRLHRASTDRMVWGMRWVNLGFYQRAIAWLPDAVEVVEARREGRLVAMAFNLAGPDRLYGRYWGCVEDHPFLHFNVALYHSIDECIRRGKQVFEGGAGGEHKLSRGFEPSETWSAHLHLDARLDAAVRRHLAAERAERLDAVQRWRAEHPRLGG comes from the coding sequence GTGACCGGGTTCTCCCTCACCGCGCACGCCTCGATCTCGGAGCTCCGGGCCGAGGAGTGGGACGCGCTCCTCGCGCACGAGCCGGCCCGAGCGAGCCCGTTCGTGCGCCACGCGTTCCTGCGGGCGCTGGAGGAGAGCGGGTCGGCCGCGCCGCGCTCGGGGTGGCGTCCGCGCCACCTCGCGCTGCGCCGGGGCGGGGCCCTCGTCGCGGCCGCGCCCGCCTACCTGAAGGACGGCTCGGACGGAGACTTTTCCCGGGACTGGGAGTGGGCGGCGGCGGCCGAGCGCGCGGGGATCCCGTACTACCCGAAGCTCGTCCTCGCGGTCCCCTTCACCCCGGCGACCGGCCGGCGCGTCCTCGTCGCGCCCGGCGAGGACCGGCGCGCGCTGGTCGCCACCCTGCTCGCGGGCGCGCGGCAGGTGGCGGAGGACGAGGGTGCGCGAGGGCTCCACGTGCTCTTCGCGGACGCGGAGGAGGCGCGCGAGCTGGAGGGGGCGGGGCTCGCGCCGCGGGTGGACTTCCAGTACCACTGGCGGAACGAGGGCTACCGGTCGCCGGAGGAGTTCCTCGCGCGCTTCCCCTCGAAGCGCCGGACCGCGATGCGCCGCGAGCGCGCCGCGCCGGCGCTCCAGGGCATCGCCATCCGCACCGTCCGCGGAGACGAGCTGGCGCGCGATCCCGAGGGGTGGGCGCGAGGCTGCCATCGCCTCCACCGCGCGTCGACCGATCGCATGGTGTGGGGGATGCGCTGGGTGAACCTCGGGTTCTACCAGCGGGCCATCGCCTGGCTGCCGGACGCGGTCGAGGTGGTCGAGGCGCGCCGCGAGGGGAGGCTCGTGGCGATGGCCTTCAACCTCGCCGGTCCCGACCGCCTCTATGGCCGGTACTGGGGGTGCGTGGAGGATCACCCGTTCCTCCACTTCAACGTCGCGCTCTACCACTCCATCGACGAGTGCATCCGGCGCGGGAAGCAGGTGTTCGAGGGCGGCGCAGGCGGCGAGCACAAGCTCTCGCGCGGGTTCGAGCCGTCGGAGACCTGGAGCGCGCACCTCCACCTCGACGCGCGGCTGGACGCGGCCGTGCGGCGGCACCTCGCCGCCGAGCGCGCGGAGCGGCTCGACGCGGTCCAGCGCTGGCGCGCGGAGCACCCGCGGCTCGGGGGGTGA